In Hermetia illucens chromosome 5, iHerIll2.2.curated.20191125, whole genome shotgun sequence, a single window of DNA contains:
- the LOC119657899 gene encoding uncharacterized protein LOC119657899: MYPTSKYSTRPPSPTFVNFSPPSNYPSSHHATMPMKHHMIAKDTHSHTAVTLDGRGEIIFPNDIESIEFCVQDNVVVNYPPNDAFSDRRRRGNSRRSNHKLEVEQQVKWSRKNIAATMERFEPNHKLDYNTLQTPNNHVYSYAYYEPGAAKCHTNIPTPQKELAPSTAPIPGPSKSPPRNSIRALLAKSFRSRAPTSSEERHTYTTRYGTQENLYEEVNDQKIRKVLSDNRIVSVNSTMVKEELRRVQHNHFRVLDELNLSLEALIMPSTPPDTSPASTSDMKGGPTPHCSSSMENLSSTLTSIELKDHTCINPEFDEGDLDSGFSGSGSSSGASYNESLRYYKTGAVMIPPTQANAGATTTTLPHMRSCRSSSSTSTKGSLNSDDHTSIGCIMTSSSSAASSPFNFGRRCSDTQRSATAGTKPKKHFWTIKQ; the protein is encoded by the exons atgtatCCGACAAGCAAATACTCAACAAGGCCACCGTCACCgacttttgtgaatttttcgCCACCGTCCAATTATCCTTCATCGCATCATGCCACCATGCCAATGAAACATCATATGATTGCGAAGGATACACATTCACACACTGCCGTTACATTGGATGGACGGGGCGAGATTATCTTCCCGAATGATATTGAAAGTATAGAGTTTTGTGTACAGGATAATGTCGTAGTCAATTATCCGCCGAACGACGCTTTTAGTGACCGAAGGCGACGAGGGAATAGTCGAAGAAGTAATCATAAATTAGAAGTTGAGCAGCAG GTAAAATGGTCCCGAAAAAACATTGCCGCCACAATGGAGAGATTTGAGCCCAACCATAAACTAGACTACAATACGCTTCAAACACCCAATAACCACGTCTACTCGTACGCCTACTACGAACCGGGTGCAGCAAAATGCCATACAAACATTCCTACACCACAAAAAGAGCTTGCACCTTCTACAGCGCCCATTCCGGGCCCATCGAAAAGTCCTCCAAGAAATTCAATACGGGCCCTCCTAGCTAAAAGTTTTCGCTCAAGAGCGCCCACCTCTTCGGAAGAACGGCACACCTATACAACGCGGTATGGGACCCAGGAGAACCTTTACGAAGAAGTCAATGATCAGAAAATCCGAAAAGTCCTTTCCGATAATCGAATAGTTTCAGTCAATTCAACAATGGTCAAGGAGGAACTACGTAGAGTTCAGCATAATCATTTTCGAGTATTGGATGAGCTGAATTTGTCGTTGgaagcgctgataatgccgtcCACCCCGCCTGATACAAGTCCTGCCTCAACGTCCGATATGAAAGGTGGACCTACGCCACATTGCAGCAGTAGTATGGAGAACCTTTCGAGTACACTGACGTCGATAGAGTTAAAGGATCACACCTGCATCAATCCCGAATTCGATGAAGGCGATCTGGATAGCGGATTcagtggcagtggtagtagtagTGGTGCTAGTTATAATGAAAGCCTTAGATATTACAAAACAGGTGCTGTGATGATACCGCCAACACAAGCGAACGCCGGAGCGACAACCACAACCCTTCCCCATATGCGAAGCTGCCGATCATCGTCGTCGACCTCGACGAAAGGTAGTCTAAACTCTGATGACCACACGTCGATTGGTTGCATAATGACATCCTCATCGTCGGCCGCTTCGTCACCCTTCAATTTTGGACGTCGCTGCTCCGATACGCAGAGGTCTGCCACGGCTGGAACAAAACCGAAAAAACACTTCTGGACAATAAAGCAGTGA